The following proteins are encoded in a genomic region of Methanobrevibacter boviskoreani JH1:
- a CDS encoding RraA family protein: MAKGINANTVLKMASRSNRDLSLDDINLDIDDFSIDDLVKKEDKSNIENYEKLNIILEDASTCQVSDAYNNLYRKTGVIKGLKSLNNHRTYGKIITAYTPVEDWGTAVAGIDIGRKGEVLFVQSTEGPLAVWGELASTCAKEQGLVGVAVYGKMRDIDILKYMDYPLFCVDTCPNAGTALGYGKLNVELNIDGDSIKPGDFFFGDENGVVVIPQEKFNEVILETLSIKRKEKGILKQLREGKTLAEIAGVKDQLID; the protein is encoded by the coding sequence ATGGCAAAAGGAATTAATGCTAATACAGTTTTAAAAATGGCTTCAAGGAGTAATAGGGATCTAAGTTTAGATGACATAAACCTAGATATTGACGATTTCTCAATAGATGATTTGGTTAAAAAGGAAGATAAGTCAAATATTGAAAATTACGAAAAACTCAATATAATCTTAGAAGATGCATCTACCTGCCAAGTTTCTGATGCATATAATAACCTTTATAGAAAGACTGGAGTTATCAAAGGTTTAAAATCATTAAATAACCATAGAACATATGGTAAAATCATTACTGCTTATACACCTGTAGAAGACTGGGGAACAGCTGTAGCCGGAATTGACATTGGCAGAAAAGGAGAGGTATTGTTTGTACAATCCACAGAAGGTCCACTAGCAGTATGGGGGGAGTTAGCATCAACCTGTGCAAAAGAGCAGGGACTTGTAGGTGTTGCAGTTTATGGAAAAATGAGGGATATCGATATATTAAAATATATGGACTATCCACTATTCTGTGTTGATACCTGCCCAAATGCCGGAACTGCCTTAGGCTATGGAAAACTTAATGTTGAACTTAATATTGACGGAGATTCAATCAAACCTGGAGATTTCTTCTTCGGAGATGAAAATGGAGTGGTTGTCATTCCACAGGAAAAGTTCAACGAGGTCATACTAGAAACACTTTCAATTAAACGTAAAGAAAAGGGTATTCTAAAACAATTAAGGGAAGGTAAAACACTTGCAGAAATTGCAGGTGTAAAGGATCAATTAATAGATTAA
- a CDS encoding biotin transporter BioY — protein MVNNTIESYYTIRSQVYNHVKNAGTYEKVGLAFLMACFTGIAAQIAIPLTWTPVPITLQTFAVLISGMLLGRKYGTLSQVLYLALGLVIPWYSGMTGGIATLLGTNCGYFIGFLVCAYFVGSISERYPQSRKFVGMTGTLLVANFLAIYIPGLIGLYLYFYLAQGTALTLTQVLVMGLVPFIIGDILKVLAGSAISQVFLPKDE, from the coding sequence ATGGTAAACAATACTATAGAATCTTATTATACAATAAGAAGCCAAGTATATAATCATGTGAAAAATGCCGGAACTTATGAAAAAGTTGGACTTGCATTTTTAATGGCTTGTTTTACTGGAATTGCAGCACAAATTGCAATACCTTTAACTTGGACCCCAGTTCCAATCACATTACAGACTTTTGCAGTTTTAATATCAGGTATGTTACTTGGAAGAAAGTATGGTACTTTATCACAGGTATTGTACTTAGCATTAGGTCTTGTAATTCCATGGTATAGTGGTATGACCGGAGGAATCGCTACATTACTTGGAACCAATTGTGGATACTTTATTGGATTCTTAGTTTGTGCTTACTTTGTAGGTTCAATCTCTGAAAGATATCCTCAATCCAGAAAATTCGTAGGTATGACTGGAACCTTACTTGTAGCTAACTTCTTAGCAATATATATTCCAGGTTTAATAGGATTATATTTATACTTCTACTTAGCTCAAGGAACAGCATTAACCTTAACCCAAGTACTTGTAATGGGACTTGTACCATTTATTATTGG
- the dnaG gene encoding DNA primase DnaG, with amino-acid sequence MSKGEELTTTKYLIYAEINANGIVEKPDVVGAIFGQTEGLLSNDLDLRELQRTGRIGRIQVIIHSNSGRAKGEIVIPSSLDRIETAILAASLETINRVGPCEANIKVKKVEDVRAVKRQQVVERAKEIYQGMMDTVTPASMQMIEEVREAMRVHEISEFGEERLPAGPSVHTSDAIIVVEGRNDVLNLLKYGIKNTVAVEGVNVPPVIADLTKKRTVTAFVDGDRGGELILKELIQVGDVDFVTRAPVGKEVEDLEKDEVITALRDKTPIEQFLASTNLLSVQDSPRNKSKKSKSRNNHNNKKYNKRNNRHQDDDYGYSDIVEEPDLDDELEDDEISLMKDMLREIEGSGTGEILDGALNLMKEVSVEDLYNEVQNVEDNAETIVFDGIVSQRLVDASYKKGIKNLVAFKASNIVKKPRDVKIITLH; translated from the coding sequence ATGTCAAAAGGTGAAGAGTTAACAACAACTAAATATCTCATTTATGCTGAAATTAATGCAAATGGGATTGTAGAAAAACCTGATGTTGTAGGTGCTATCTTCGGTCAGACAGAAGGTCTTTTAAGCAATGATTTAGACTTGAGAGAACTTCAAAGAACTGGAAGAATTGGTAGAATTCAGGTTATTATTCATTCTAATAGTGGTCGTGCTAAAGGTGAGATTGTTATTCCTTCTAGTTTAGATAGGATTGAAACAGCCATTTTAGCAGCATCACTTGAAACAATTAACAGGGTAGGTCCTTGTGAAGCAAACATCAAAGTTAAAAAAGTAGAGGATGTTCGTGCTGTAAAACGTCAACAGGTTGTTGAACGTGCTAAAGAAATTTATCAAGGAATGATGGATACCGTTACCCCTGCTAGTATGCAAATGATTGAAGAAGTTAGGGAAGCTATGCGTGTTCATGAGATTTCTGAATTTGGTGAAGAAAGACTTCCTGCAGGACCTAGTGTTCATACTTCTGATGCAATTATTGTTGTGGAAGGTAGGAATGATGTGTTAAATCTCTTGAAATATGGTATTAAAAATACTGTGGCAGTTGAAGGAGTTAATGTTCCTCCAGTAATTGCAGATTTAACTAAAAAACGAACAGTTACCGCATTTGTTGATGGTGATCGTGGCGGAGAATTAATATTAAAAGAACTTATTCAAGTTGGAGATGTTGATTTTGTAACACGTGCACCTGTTGGTAAGGAAGTAGAAGATCTTGAAAAGGATGAAGTTATCACTGCTTTAAGAGATAAAACTCCTATAGAACAATTCTTAGCTTCAACTAATCTTTTATCTGTTCAGGACTCTCCAAGAAACAAATCCAAAAAATCCAAATCCCGTAATAATCATAATAACAAAAAGTATAATAAACGCAATAATCGTCATCAGGATGATGATTATGGATACTCAGATATTGTTGAGGAACCGGATTTAGATGATGAACTTGAAGATGATGAAATCAGCTTGATGAAGGATATGCTTAGAGAAATTGAAGGCAGTGGAACTGGTGAAATCTTGGATGGCGCATTAAACCTTATGAAAGAGGTTAGTGTTGAGGATCTCTATAATGAAGTACAAAATGTTGAGGACAATGCAGAGACTATTGTCTTTGATGGAATTGTATCTCAGAGATTAGTAGACGCTTCATATAAAAAAGGTATTAAAAACCTTGTAGCTTTTAAGGCTAGCAATATTGTTAAAAAACCAAGGGATGTTAAAATTATTACATTACACTAA
- the xerA gene encoding site-specific tyrosine recombinase/integron integrase — MVNFSKSKEVNIFNPSLTSLNLPKYDAEGNKISILDLYNFNDLCEDYIIDLEIRNYSRNTIKTYSTIINNFIDFLKTQDDLTDDKKFLRSFKRYIQYLKRDKEVSQNYIYLVTITIKKFLEFNNIYYLYDVETPKRTKSLPKSLNEHEVEKLISSVDGDREDTNLQKFTKMRNKVILTVLYSSGLRISELLNLKINDIDFETRTMRIRGKGDKDRIVLFDEECRNLLEEYLKLKNPDNPLLIYNNKGNKLSSRYVEMMIKKYAKRAGIKKKVTPHVLRHSFATHLLKHGVDIRIIQQLLGHASLSTTQIYTSVDMESVKDIYDKARGDLD, encoded by the coding sequence ATGGTAAATTTTTCTAAATCAAAAGAAGTAAATATTTTCAATCCCTCTTTAACGTCATTAAATCTTCCAAAATATGATGCTGAAGGTAATAAAATAAGCATTTTGGATTTATATAATTTTAATGATTTATGTGAGGATTATATTATTGATTTGGAAATTAGGAACTACTCCCGAAATACTATAAAAACATATAGTACAATAATTAATAATTTTATAGATTTTCTAAAAACTCAGGATGATTTAACTGATGATAAAAAATTTTTAAGATCGTTTAAACGTTATATTCAATATCTAAAAAGAGATAAGGAAGTTTCCCAGAATTATATCTATCTTGTGACCATTACAATTAAAAAATTTCTGGAGTTTAACAATATCTATTATTTATATGATGTGGAAACACCTAAAAGAACTAAATCCCTTCCTAAGTCTTTAAATGAGCATGAGGTAGAGAAACTTATCTCATCAGTTGATGGGGATAGGGAAGATACGAATCTTCAGAAATTTACTAAAATGAGAAATAAAGTTATATTGACTGTTTTATATTCCTCAGGCTTACGTATTAGCGAACTTTTAAATCTTAAAATAAATGATATAGATTTCGAAACCCGTACAATGAGAATACGAGGTAAAGGAGATAAGGATAGAATTGTTTTATTTGATGAGGAATGCCGAAATCTTCTTGAAGAATATCTCAAATTAAAAAATCCTGATAACCCTCTTTTAATATATAATAATAAGGGAAATAAATTAAGTTCACGTTATGTTGAGATGATGATTAAGAAATATGCTAAAAGGGCGGGAATTAAAAAGAAGGTTACTCCCCATGTTCTAAGACATTCCTTCGCAACCCATTTATTGAAACATGGTGTGGATATTAGGATTATTCAACAATTATTAGGTCATGCAAGCCTTTCAACTACTCAAATATACACCAGTGTGGATATGGAATCTGTTAAGGATATATATGATAAAGCAAGAGGTGATCTTGATTGA